The Larimichthys crocea isolate SSNF chromosome I, L_crocea_2.0, whole genome shotgun sequence genomic interval TGTGGGAGCAATCTGTAGCAATACTTAAGCAGGGATGAAGGccacaatgttttttctttcattgtagCTTCCGTATTGTTCTCTGTCATATACAGTATGCTATAATAAGCCAATCTGTCAAAGTGGAAAGGCATCTAAACAAAGGTGACTAAACATATTTTAGTAAATGTGTCTGCACATAACATCATGTTTCACTGCAAGATGATGCATTTAATTTCCAGCACCACATGataaacaaatcaatatataaaacaacagAATTAAGGTGAAAATGAAGTACAAACTATATCAGGATGCTATGCCATGAAAAAATATGTATCTGACACAGTTTACCttacaaaaaacacataaagcTGCAAAAGTGCATAGATTCAGGTACAACCCTGTATAAAGCATGCGAAAGACCAACAacagtgtttgactgtgtgCAGTAAGTATATAGAACAGCATCAACCTTACATAATATTTCAGTATTATTCCATATATTTCTGAGTAGGTGATGGTTGGGTCAGTAGAAAGTCCTATTACCGCTGATACAACTTTTAATACTTATACCCACATACAACTATTTATAACCTTAAAAGTGTTGACTATTTTTATAAGAATAGCATCAGACTGGGAATACCTTTCAGTGAGTATCAGAGCTAAACAGAACTAAAGTGttgatgaaaacagacaaacatcatgGAAACAATAGTTTTAAAGAAGCATGGAAGAGGCTGATCTCACCTCTGTGAGCAAATTCTCTGACTCTGTTTTATGTCTTGGCACTGTCCTGGTGGCATTATGGTCAACACTCAGAGTGCTCTGACTGAAGGGACGGGAGCACTTTATATCACTCTTCCGGGAGTCAGTAGTTCCGTACACCTCATAACTGAATCCCTGCTTCAAGGTACCGGTACCTCCCACGTCTGCGTAAAGGGGCGGGTAATATGGAATAACAGGAAGATTTCCACTAGATTTGTAAAACAGGTGCTCACGTCTCCATCTGTagattttcactgatataataacCACTAAACACGTGACAAAAAGGAAGGAAACTACAGCCAAAGCCAGCACTAAGTAAAAAGTCAGGTTGTCATTGTACTCCTTGTCGTGTGTAAAGTCAGTGAACTCCGACAGCACTTCAGGGAAGCTGTCCGCCACCGCCACGTTAACAATGACTGTAGCTGAACGAGAGGGCTGCCCGTTGTCCTCCACTATaacagtcagtctttgtttcacagcatctttATCAGTGACTTGGCGGATAGTTCTTATTTCTCCATTCTGTAAGCCCACTTCAAACAGCGCCCTGTCTGTGGCTTTCTGCAGTTTATAGGAGAGCCAGGCATTCTGTCCAGAGTCCACATCAACAGCCACCACTTTAGTGACCAGATAGCCCACATCTGCTGAACGAGGCACCATTTCATCCACCAGAGAGCCACCAGTCTGGACTGGATACAGAACCTGAGGAGGGTTGTCGTTCTGGTCTTGGATCATTATTTTCACAGTGACATTACtactgagtggaggagagcctCCATCCTGTGCTTTGACGCGAATATGgaactcttttttttgctcataGTCAAAGGAACGCAAAGCAAGTATCTCTCCACTCTCTGCATTCACTGAAAAATAGGCTGAGGTTGGCATCCCATTCATTTGGCTATCTTCAAGGAAATAAGAAATGCGGGCATTATTCCCAGAGTCTTTGTCACTGGCTTTGACAGAGAGGAGTGACACGCCAGGTGAATTATTTTCAGTGATGAAAGCGGTCAGAAATGGCTGTGGGAATATTGGGGCGTGGTCGTTTACATCCGATAGTCTTAAATTAATAGTCTTGTTAGTAGAATGAGGAGGGGAGCCCTCATCCattgctgttattgttatgttGTATTCCGGAATTGATTCACGGTCCAAAACGTCGTCAGACATCAGGCTATAAAAATTAGTTGATGATGACTTGATTTTGAAAGGTAAATCTGGACTAATAAAACACTTGACTTGGCCATTTCTACCAGAGTCCAAGTCTTTGATGTTGAGCATTGCTATCACGGTATCTGGAGCCGAATCCTCTGGTATTGAATTGGAGAGTGAAATTACGCTTATGACAGGGGCATTATCATTTAGGTCGGTCACCTCAATTAGGACTTTACTTGTGTCTGTCAATCCCCCTTTGTCTTTAGCTTCGACATCTATTTCATAATGTTTAGCTTTTTCGTAATCTAACACACCAATTACTGCGATTTCTCCAGTTTGAGAATCCATATTAAAAAGGGATGACGCACTATCGGTGTGTTGGGAGAACGAATACACCACCTCTTCGTTTGCTCCTTTATCATTATCAGTGGCACTGACTGTTAAAATAACAGTGCCCCGAGACGCGTTTTCAGGAACTGTTActctgtaaacagactgactgaacACTGGTGCATTGTCATTTGCATCCAAAACAACgatatttattttgacagaacCAGATTTCTGAGGATTACCACCGTCAAAGGCTGTCAGAGTTAATTTAtgctcttcttgtttttctctgtccagAGACGTGTGAAGAACCATCTCAATATATTTTGTTCCGTCAGGCCGAGAGACAACATTCAATTTGAAATTATCTGTAGGGTTGAGTTTGTATGTTTGAATGCTATTTAGTGCTACATCGGGGTCTCTGGCACTCTCAAGCGAATACCGAGCCCCTGGTGAAGCAGATTCAATAACCTGGAAATTGTATTCCTTTTTCGAAAAAAACGGAGCATTATCATTAATATCTGTAATCTCTACATCAATTCGATGTAACTCCATCGGATTTTCTACGATGATTTGGAAATGAAGAGAGCAGGGAGACACTTGCTTGCACAATTCCTCTCTGTCTATCCTTTTAGCCACTACCAGAGTTCCCTTTTCTGCATTTAGACCAATGTACTCACTACCGTCCTCAGTAAATATCCTTGCCCGCCCAGATTTCAGCCGCTTAACATCCAAGCCTAGGTCCTGTATGATATTCCCGACAACAGAGCCTGTCGACATCTCCTCTGGTATAGAATAACGGACCTGTCCGAGAGCCATGTCTGCGACACAAATGCAAAGAAGCAGCGGCAACCATGAGCCGGATTTTTTTCCGGCTACACAACAAAGAACACCCGTCATGTTGAGAGCCTTAAAGTCCGAACggaaaaacaagaacactgtCTCAATCCGACCAAATATTTGATCACGAGCTCATTACAGTGTGCTGGGCGGCTGGTGTTCTCAGGCTACATTTCCGATTAAAGAAAGGTTCAAGAAcgcagacagaggagggaggactTCACTCAGGAAAGGGTCTTATTTTCCTCACACTAACCAACAGCGGCACGTAGAGACGAAAAAAGAAATAGCACAAATAGCTATATATTGTAAACAAGGAATGACATGAGagtaagatagatagatagatagatagatagatagatagatagatagatagatagatagatagatagatagatagatagatgcctatattctgtgtctctgtccatgGTACTGAATATTAGAAGTGGTTTGCTTCCACGATAAATTCTAACCTCTAGAGGAGAGTCTGGTTCATCCAGGATGCTCTTCTCACTCTGTATCCGCTGCATCGTCCCTGTAGAACTGGGGTCCATTATCAGCACGTTCTGACTACCAGCTCTGCCGAACTTACAGTCACTCTTTCTGGAGTCAGTCGTCCTGCACACCTCGTAGTTGTACACGTGTGGGAGAGTCCCTGTCCCCAAAGTGTCTGAGTAACGTGGTGGATAATATGGAATCACAGGGAGGTTGGAGTGATACAGGATGCGagactgtctccatctgtagattttcactgatataataaccactaaacacgtgatgaagaggaaggaaactacAGCCAAAGCCAGCACTAAGTAAAAAGTCAGGTTGTCATTGTACTCCTTGTCGTGTGTAAAGTCAGTGAACTCCGACAGCACTTCAGGGAAGCTGTCCGCCACCGCCACGTTAACAATGACTGTAGCTGAACGAGAGGGCTGCCCGTTGTCCTCCACTATaacagtcagtctttgtttcacagcatctttATCAGTGACTTGGCGGATAGTTCTTATTTCTCCATTCTGTAAGCCCACTTCAAACAGCGCCCTGTCTGTGGCTTTCTGCAGTTTATAGGAGAGCCAGGCATTCTGTCCAGAGTCCACATCAACAGCCACCACTTTAGTGACCAGATAGCCCACATCTGCTGAACGAGGCACCATTTCATCCACCAGAGAGCCACCAGTCTGGACTGGGTACAGAACCTGAGGAGGGTTGTCGTTGCGGTCCTGGATCagtattttcacagtcacattactactgagtggaggagagcctCCATCTTGAGCTCTGACGCGAAACTGGAAATCTTTGATCTGCTCGTAGTCAAAAGAGCGCACTGCATGGATGACTCCACTATCAGCACTAACGGACACATATGAGGAGACTGGCACTCCGTTAAGAGAGGAGTCCTCCAGTATGTAAGAAACACGCGCATTCTGGTTCCAGTCAGCGTCTCTGGCTTTCACTGTGAATATAGAGAGACCTGGTGTGTTATTTTCTACAATGTAGGCCTCATATGAGCTCCTCTCAAAGACAGGCGCGTTGTCATTCACGTCAGATATCTGTAAGGTGAGAGTGACGCTGCTGGAGAGGGAGGGCACTCCCTCATCAGAGCAGGTTACAGTCATATTATACTGAGAGGCTGTTTCTCTGTCTAATTCACTGTCTGTCATTAAATTATAGAAATTATTGGTTGTAGACTTCATCACAAAAGGAATATTATCATTTATACTGCACAGGATCTTTCCGTTTTCACCTGAGTCTGCGTCCTCAATATTTATCATTGTCACAACAGTACCTGGTTTAGCATCCTCTGATATCACGTTTGATTTGGACATTATATGGATATCGGGTTTATTGTCATTCATGTCAATGACGTCTATCACCACCTTACAAGAGTCAACTAGTCCTCCATCATCACTTGCACGAATGTTTATTTGAAACGTTCGAGCCTTTTCGTAGTCAACATTTCCTTTGAGTCTAATTTCACCACTTTCTTCAGTCACTTCAAATAATCCACGGGCATGATCTAACATACTTGAAATTGAATAAGTTATTCTACCATTAGATCCATGATCAGCATCTGTCGCAGTTACTGTCACTACAACTGTTCCTACTGGTGCATTTTCGTTTATAGAGGCTTTATAAACAGGTTGCGTAAAGACAGGAGCATTATCATTCGCGTCTAAAACAGTGATTACAATCTGCATTGTTCCTGACATCTGCGGCTCTCCTCCATCCACCGCTGTCAAAACTAAGGAAAggtgttcatttttttctctgtcaagAGGTTTCTCTAAGACCATTTCGACGTTTTTTGTCCCATCTGCCTGATCATGTAGTTTAACAACAAAATTATCTGTCGGTTCGAGTTTATATGTTTGCAATCCATTTGAGCCTACATCAGGATCAACTGCCCGGTCTAATATGAATTTAGCCCCGCTAACAGCAGATTCGAGAATTTTAAATTTGACATCGCTCTTTTCGAAGGATGGAGGGTTATCATTGATATCCGTGATCTCAATGGTCACACTGTAAAATTCCATCGGATTCtctaaaataatctgaaaatgCAAAGCGCAAGGCGTCGTTTGTCCACAGAGCGCCTCTCTGTCTATCCTGTCTTTGATGAGGAGGACTCCTCTTTCCTTATTCAACTCAATATATCCGTCACTGTCTCGAGTGAAAATACGAGCTTTACCAGATTTTAGTCTTTTTACATCTAAGCCAAAATCTCTTGCCATGTTGCCAACGAGAGAACCTTTCGGCATTTCTTCAGGAATGGAGTAGCTGACCTGTCCGAGCACCGAGCGAAGAGAGAGAACCgagaaaaacaacagtacttgCCGCCTCATTGTTCTGTCCGACGTTACGCCAGTGTAAACCAAGTAAGGCTTTTGGATTTTTGCTCTTAAATTTTTCCAGTCAGCGCcgtttttaaaacatattcccAAAGTAAAAGAAGTGTTTCTGTTCTGTATGTCCGATAAATCCCAGACGGTGTGCTtcgcttctctctctttctctgtctaaaataaagaaatgatggGAGGTACAATGAGTCTGCGGTAAATCTAATACAGACTAGCCAACAGCGGCACTCTGAGTTCATGTAGTAACATTGCATGTGAAACGTGTAACACCCAATGATATGCCTAAATTAagaatgaaaaaacagaaaataaaaacacttcgTCTGTGAGTGGGCAGTACTGCTTGATACTACACCTACAGCAACAGATTAATAAAATGGCGCCTAACATGAGATGCAAATGTTGTGAAAGCTTAGTTGCCAAGTTAAAGAGAGACGGGAAATGTAACTGGAAACAATTTACGGTATTGGAATAAGTAACTTTGTCGCTGTCCAGGgtcctgaaaataagaagtatGTGGTTTAAAGCGTGACTTCAAAGTAGCAACAGATAGCTAGTACAGTCTAACCTCGAGAGGAGAGTCTGGTTCATCCAGGATGCTCTTCTCACTCTGTATCCGCTGCATCGTCCCTGTAGAACTGGGGTCCATTATCAGCACGTTCTGACTACCAGCTCTGCCGAACTTACAGTCACTCTTTCTGGAGTCAGTCGTCCTGCACACCTCGTAGTTGTACACGTGTGGGAGAGTCCCTGTCCCCAAAGTGTCTGAGTAACGTGGTGGATAATATGGAATCACAGGGAGGTTGGAGTGATACAGGATGCGagactgtctccatctgtaGATTTTCACTGATACAATAACCACTAAACacgtgatgaagaggaaggaaactacAGCCAAAGCCAGCACTAAGTAAAAAGTCAGGTTGTCATTGTACTCCTTGTCGTGCGTAAAGTCAGTGAACTCCGACAGCACTTCAGGGAAGCTGTCCGCCACCGCCACGTTAACAATGACTGTAGCTGAACGAGAGGGCTGCCCGTTGTCCTCCACTATaacagtcagtctttgtttcacagcatctttATCAGTGACTTGGCGGATAGTTCTTATTTCTCCATTCTGTAAGCCCACTTCAAACAGCGCCCTGTCTGTGGCTTTCTGCAGTTTATAGGAGAGCCAGGCATTCTGTCCAGAGTCCACATCAACAGCCACCACTTTAGTGACCAGATAGCCCACATCTGCTGAACGAGGCACCATTTCATCCACCAGAGAGCCGCCAGTCTGGACTGGGTACAGAACTTGAGGAGGGTTATCGTTCTGGTCCTGGATCagtattttcacagtcacattactactgagtggaggagagcctCCATCTTGTGCTTTAACTCGGAAGTGGAAATCTTTGATCTGCTCGTAGTCAAAAGAGCGCACTGCATGGATGACTCCACTATCAGCACTAACGGACACATATGAGGAGACTGGCACTCCGTTAACAGAGGAGTCCTCCAGTATGTAAGAAACACGCGCATTCTGGTTCCAGTCAGCGTCTCTGGCTTTCACTGTGAATATAGAGAGACctggtgtgttgttttctacaaTGTAGGCCTCATATGAGCTCCTCTCAAAGACAGGCGCgttgtcattcacatcagaGATCTGTAAGGTGAGAGTGACGCTGCTGGAGAGGGAGGGCACTCCCTCATCAGAGCAGGTCACTGTGATATTATATTGAGACGCGATCTCTCTGTCTAATTCACTGTATGTTGTTAAACTAAAGAAATTACTGGACGTTGACGAAATTGTGAATGGAATGTTCTCGTTAATATAACACTGAACTTTTCCATTTTTACCCGAGTCTGGATCTTGAATATTTATCATCGTCACAACAGTGCCCGGCTGAATGTCTTCTTTTATTGCACTGGACTTTGACATAACATTTATTGCAGGTATATTGTCATTTGTGTCAGTTATTTCAATCATAATTTTACATGAGTCAGTTAATCCTCCTTCATCACTGGCTTGGACGTGTATTTGATATTGGCGCTTTTTTTCAAAGTCAGCGTTGCCGATTAGTGTAACCTCGCCGGTCTCTCGGTTTATCCCAAATAACTCCGAAATATTGTCGAGTAGGTTTAGTATAGCATAAGATATTTTGCCATTCGAACCTTCATCTAAGTCAGAAGCACTAACAATTACTACTTGCGTACCTGAAGGCGAGTTTTCTCTTATGGTGGACTTGTACATTTTCTGCGTAAAAACTGGAGCATTATCATTGCTATCTAGCACAGTGATGTGTATCTGAACGGTCCCCGAGAGCTGTGGCTCACCGCCGTCTACTGCAGTCAGCACAAGAGACAAACGATCTTCCTTTTCCCGATCTAAAGGTTTTTGTAAAACCATTTCCACCATCTTGCTTCCATCCGCTTGATTTTGCAGCCTCAAAGCAAAGTTATCGGTTGGTTTTAACAAATAACTCTGAAGGTTATTCACGCCGACATCCAGATCTACTGCTTGTTGCAACAAGAACACCGTCCCTGTAACAATTGACTCACTTATTGTGAATTTCATTTCACCTCTTTTAAAAATCGGGGCGTTGTCATTAATGTCTGTAACCTCGACGGTGATGCTATAAAACTCCATTGGATTCTCTAAAATAACCTGGAAATGCAAAGCGCAGGGCGCCGTTTGTGCGCAGATCGTCTCTCTATCTATTCTGTCTTTGACGAGGAGgactcctctctctttattcaACTCGATGTACTCTGCACTGTCTCCCGTATAAATACGAGCCTTTCCTGATTTTAATCGTTTCACATCCAAACCCAAATCTTGCGCAACATCACCCACGAAAGAGCCTTTCGGCATTTCCTCTGGGATGGAGTAGCTGACCTGCCCAATCACTGAACTAAACGAGAGAACCGAGATAAACAGCAGCACTTGCCATCTCATTGTTCTGTCCGTCATGTTCCTGTAAAATGAACCGCGTTATATTCCTGTAAAAACGAGTATTTTCCTTAGAGATAATCCTTTTTATGTCCTCTTGTAGTATATAATCACCAGTTAGATCAAAAATTACAAAAGTGAAATGATATTATCCGTCCAACTGACCGATGAGAGCTCGGATTTTCCTATTCTGTACTGTTCCGTGAGTCTTTCTctcgttgtctgtctgaaatgatGGGGGAGGTACTGCTGATTTCTTCATCTTAACTAACACAGACTGGCCAACAGCGGCCCTAAGAGTCCATCATGCTGAACTACAGAATACTGTGTAAGATGGAGAATGATCAATGTTTCCGATATAGTGTGCTTACATTCAGGTTTTTGTCTATTTAACAATGAATattgatatgaaaaaaatatatatttttacttttgttcaGGAAAATGTAACAGGGACTGGAAGATTAACTgcataaaatgaagaaagaatgacagaaaaataacaactaGGCTTTTGTTAATTAAGTAAACAAGTAAAATCATGtttccatgacacacacacacacacacacacacacacacacacaaacaaaagctcGTGCAACCAATTCTGTCCATAGCCTATCCTCACAAGTGTATAATTTAAAACCCTCAGAAATCAAAATGATCAAGATCATTCTTTAAATGTATCACTCAATAATTTATCAATGACCAGTCAGCCTAAAATATAAAGCTCTTGGTAAATGCTGCACAGAAAAGCAGATGACATAACaactaaatatgaaaaaagtaCAGTGAGTTTTAATGCTCctacaaacaagaaaatgaacataAGTCAACTGAGTAACAATGAATCACTGGCTGCAAAGTGTTCTCAAGTCAGTCCATTGCAGCTAGATGTACATGTGTACAAGCCAACCATCCACATTGTTGCTCCATAACATGAAGCAAACAAATGCCAAAGAAAcataaaagtacatttaaaagtaaagagaaaaaaaaaatcatatgctCTATGGACAATACAATATTGTGTGCCTGCAAAGTTATAAAATACCTTTGAGATTAAAAAGGCAGTGAAAAAAGGTAGACAGAACATGGTCCTGAACTGAGTGAAAAAGtgctaaatgttttttgtaatgaaaaaaatgttttttaaatgaaaacatatcatattctatgtttttgtaataaaactccataaaaaacaaatatgtagagaCAAGCACAAGTGTCCAGAAATTGACTGATTAATATTCAAGTAAAATACCATGATCACAATGTTCAAGAAGTACCAACACAATTAACTAGAGgggaagagaaataaaagctttcaaAATCAACTAACCTGCATGCAAGTTTACACAGAGTATGACATGGACATTTGCTGTAAGGAACCACTGCCGAATACCAAAGCCAATACTGTGGACATGTATCGTACATGGATATGCCATTAGGTAAATAATTTTGTTGGAAACAAGTTATGAGAGTGAATACAGAAGCAAGtacactgcagagagaaatgctgtccatggtgctgaaaatgAAGCTATGGAGCACAACAGGTCACTCTTAATATAACTAAAGCACATAAGAAAAatgacagcacagagacaaaactaCATTATTTATCTAACCTCTAGAGGAGAGTCTGGTTCATCCAGGATGCTCTTCTCACTCTGTATCCGCTGCATCGTCCCTGTAGAACTGGGGTCCATTATCAGCACGTTCTGACTACCAGCTCTGCCGAACTTACAGTCACTCTTTCTGGAGTCAGTCGTCCTGCACACCTCGTAGTTGTACACGTGTGGGAGAGTCCCTGTCCCCAAAGTGTCTGAGTAACGTGGTGGATAATATGGAATCACAGGGAGGTTGGAGTGATACAGGATGCGagactgtctccatctgtagattttcactgatataataaccactaaacacgtgatgaagaggaaggaaactacAGCCAAAGCCAGCACTAAGTAAAAAGTCAGGTTGTCATTGTACTCCTTGTCGTGTGTAAAGTCAGTGAACTCCGACAGCACTTCAGGGAAGCTGTCCGCCACCGCCACGTTAACAATGACTGTAGCTGAACGAGAGGGCTGCCCGTTGTCCTCCACTATaacagtcagtctttgtttcacagcatctttATCAGTGACTTGGCGGATAGTT includes:
- the LOC104930405 gene encoding protocadherin gamma-A1 isoform X31, encoding MTDRTMRWQVLLFISVLSFSSVIGQVSYSIPEEMPKGSFVGDVAQDLGLDVKRLKSGKARIYTGDSAEYIELNKERGVLLVKDRIDRETICAQTAPCALHFQVILENPMEFYSITVEVTDINDNAPIFKRGEMKFTISESIVTGTVFLLQQAVDLDVGVNNLQSYLLKPTDNFALRLQNQADGSKMVEMVLQKPLDREKEDRLSLVLTAVDGGEPQLSGTVQIHITVLDSNDNAPVFTQKMYKSTIRENSPSGTQVVIVSASDLDEGSNGKISYAILNLLDNISELFGINRETGEVTLIGNADFEKKRQYQIHVQASDEGGLTDSCKIMIEITDTNDNIPAINVMSKSSAIKEDIQPGTVVTMINIQDPDSGKNGKVQCYINENIPFTISSTSSNFFSLTTYSELDREIASQYNITVTCSDEGVPSLSSSVTLTLQISDVNDNAPVFERSSYEAYIVENNTPGLSIFTVKARDADWNQNARVSYILEDSSVNGVPVSSYVSVSADSGVIHAVRSFDYEQIKDFHFRVKAQDGGSPPLSSNVTVKILIQDQNDNPPQVLYPVQTGGSLVDEMVPRSADVGYLVTKVVAVDVDSGQNAWLSYKLQKATDRALFEVGLQNGEIRTIRQVTDKDAVKQRLTVIVEDNGQPSRSATVIVNVAVADSFPEVLSEFTDFTHDKEYNDNLTFYLVLALAVVSFLFITCLVVIVSVKIYRWRQSRILYHSNLPVIPYYPPRYSDTLGTGTLPHVYNYEVCRTTDSRKSDCKFGRAGSQNVLIMDPSSTGTMQRIQSEKSILDEPDSPLEQKPPNNDWRFTQGQRPGPSGATGGPEVAMGTGPWPQPPTEAEQLQALMAAANEVSEATATLGPGTMGLSTRYSPQFTLQHVPDYRQNVYIPGSTATLTSNPQQQQATAQQATQQALPPPQTSAQPEPPKAAQTPASKKKSTKKEKK
- the LOC104930405 gene encoding protocadherin beta-16 isoform X17, which translates into the protein MTDRTMRWQVLLFISVLSFSSVIGQVSYSIPEEMPKGSFVGDVAQDLGLDVKRLKSGKARIYTGDSAEYIELNKERGVLLVKDRIDRETICAQTAPCALHFQVILENPMEFYSITVEVTDINDNAPIFKRGEMKFTISESIVTGTVFLLQQAVDLDVGVNNLQSYLLKPTDNFALRLQNQADGSKMVEMVLQKPLDREKEDRLSLVLTAVDGGEPQLSGTVQIHITVLDSNDNAPVFTQKMYKSTIRENSPSGTQVVIVSASDLDEGSNGKISYAILNLLDNISELFGINRETGEVTLIGNADFEKKRQYQIHVQASDEGGLTDSCKIMIEITDTNDNIPAINVMSKSSAIKEDIQPGTVVTMINIQDPDSGKNGKVQCYINENIPFTISSTSSNFFSLTTYSELDREIASQYNITVTCSDEGVPSLSSSVTLTLQISDVNDNAPVFERSSYEAYIVENNTPGLSIFTVKARDADWNQNARVSYILEDSSVNGVPVSSYVSVSADSGVIHAVRSFDYEQIKDFHFRVKAQDGGSPPLSSNVTVKILIQDQNDNPPQVLYPVQTGGSLVDEMVPRSADVGYLVTKVVAVDVDSGQNAWLSYKLQKATDRALFEVGLQNGEIRTIRQVTDKDAVKQRLTVIVEDNGQPSRSATVIVNVAVADSFPEVLSEFTDFTHDKEYNDNLTFYLVLALAVVSFLFITCLVVIVSVKIYRWRQSRILYHSNLPVIPYYPPRYSDTLGTGTLPHVYNYEVCRTTDSRKSDCKFGRAGSQNVLIMDPSSTGTMQRIQSEKSILDEPDSPLEQKPPNNDWRFTQGQRPGPSGPHMPYGTHIRWTPKSGTRATGGPEVAMGTGPWPQPPTEAEQLQALMAAANEVSEATATLGPGTMGLSTRYSPQFTLQHVPDYRQNVYIPGSTATLTSNPQQQQATAQQATQQALPPPQTSAQPEPPKAAQTPASKKKSTKKEKK